Proteins from a single region of Egicoccus sp. AB-alg2:
- a CDS encoding PfkB family carbohydrate kinase produces the protein MAETIAVFAPSVWVTVTIEQDALGEDDVHLHAGGQGIWIARMLRQLGQQPVVCAPVGGESGRAFCGLTTDWGIELQAVDTSAASPVEVADRRDRDERQTLARSRPPVLTRHEVDELYNRTLETALAAGTCVVTGQFPDARSLPTDFYGRLAADLARYEVAVVGDFHDVELAEFLDHGPLRLLKVSDGDLAGDGLLEQGDRSEEGALAVTRDLQRRGVEAVVLSRSDRPVVARFGDAVYRVSGPELEKVDSQGSGDSMTAVFAAGVASGLDVEPMLARAWAAGAANITRRGSGGASPGLIDELLTRVDVQRLEETS, from the coding sequence ATGGCCGAGACGATCGCGGTCTTCGCGCCGTCGGTGTGGGTGACGGTCACCATCGAGCAGGACGCGCTCGGCGAGGACGACGTGCACCTGCACGCCGGCGGGCAGGGCATCTGGATCGCGCGGATGCTCCGGCAGCTCGGCCAGCAGCCCGTCGTCTGCGCCCCGGTCGGTGGTGAGAGCGGCCGCGCGTTCTGCGGCCTGACCACCGACTGGGGCATCGAACTGCAGGCGGTCGACACCTCGGCGGCGTCGCCGGTCGAGGTCGCCGACCGCCGCGACCGTGACGAGCGGCAGACGCTGGCGCGCAGCCGCCCGCCGGTGCTGACCCGCCACGAGGTCGACGAGCTGTACAACCGCACGCTGGAGACGGCCCTGGCGGCGGGGACGTGCGTGGTGACCGGGCAGTTCCCGGACGCCCGGTCGCTCCCGACCGACTTCTACGGCCGGCTGGCGGCGGACCTCGCCCGCTACGAGGTGGCCGTCGTCGGGGACTTCCACGACGTGGAGCTGGCCGAGTTCCTGGATCACGGCCCGCTCCGGCTGCTGAAGGTCAGCGACGGCGACCTCGCCGGTGATGGCCTGCTGGAGCAGGGCGATCGCAGCGAGGAGGGTGCCCTGGCGGTGACGCGCGACCTGCAGCGGCGCGGGGTCGAGGCGGTCGTGCTGTCGCGCTCGGACCGGCCCGTGGTGGCCAGGTTCGGGGACGCCGTGTACCGCGTCAGCGGCCCGGAGTTGGAGAAGGTCGACTCGCAGGGCTCCGGCGACTCCATGACGGCGGTGTTCGCGGCCGGGGTCGCCTCGGGCCTCGACGTCGAGCCCATGCTCGCCCGCGCCTGGGCGGCCGGCGCCGCGAACATCACCCGCCGGGGCAGCGGCGGGGCGAGTCCCGGCCTCATCGACGAACTGCTCACCCGCGTCGACGTGCAGCGCCTGGAGGAGACGTCATGA
- a CDS encoding glucose 1-dehydrogenase, which yields MSNPPAQSQPYPGREDQLRPLADHGESSYEGSGRLQDKKTIITGADSGIGRAVAIAFAREGADVLISYLDEHDDAKETARLVEEAGQQAVLVAGDLADPQVCRSVVQRAVDEFGRLDVLVNNAAFQMARDDITEIPDEEWDRTFQVNITAMFHLCKAAVPHLETGASIINTASIQEDQPSPHLLPYAATKAAILSFTGNLAKMLGPRGVRVNCVAPGPIWTPLIPATLPEEMVEGFGSDTPLGRVGQPAELAPAYVLLASDEASYISGANLPVTGGKPII from the coding sequence ATGAGCAACCCGCCCGCCCAGTCGCAGCCCTACCCGGGCCGCGAGGACCAGCTGCGTCCGCTCGCGGACCACGGGGAGTCGTCCTATGAGGGCAGCGGCCGCTTGCAGGACAAGAAGACGATCATCACCGGCGCCGACAGCGGGATCGGGCGCGCCGTGGCGATCGCCTTCGCCCGTGAGGGCGCCGACGTGCTGATCAGCTACCTCGACGAGCACGACGACGCCAAGGAGACGGCACGCCTGGTCGAGGAGGCAGGTCAGCAGGCGGTGCTCGTCGCCGGCGACCTCGCCGACCCGCAGGTCTGCCGATCCGTCGTGCAGCGCGCGGTCGACGAGTTCGGCCGACTGGACGTGCTGGTCAACAACGCCGCGTTCCAGATGGCTCGGGACGACATCACGGAGATCCCCGACGAGGAGTGGGACCGCACCTTCCAGGTCAACATCACGGCGATGTTCCACCTGTGCAAGGCCGCCGTGCCCCACCTCGAGACGGGGGCGTCGATCATCAACACGGCCTCCATCCAGGAGGACCAGCCGTCTCCACACCTGCTGCCGTACGCGGCGACCAAGGCGGCCATCCTGAGCTTCACCGGCAACCTCGCGAAGATGCTCGGACCCCGAGGCGTCCGCGTGAACTGCGTGGCGCCGGGACCGATCTGGACCCCGTTGATCCCGGCGACCCTGCCGGAGGAGATGGTGGAGGGCTTCGGGTCCGACACACCGTTGGGCCGCGTCGGCCAGCCCGCCGAGCTGGCACCTGCGTACGTGCTGCTCGCCTCCGACGAGGCCAGCTACATCTCGGGGGCGAACCTGCCGGTCACCGGCGGCAAGCCGATCATCTGA
- a CDS encoding PLDc N-terminal domain-containing protein, whose protein sequence is MWFGLVTLALFAFTFYCLLDVVLTDEREIRNLPKVVWALLVALVIGLGGLLWLYAGRPSRSGASPGGGPAASPGRDPGPGRGPRGPRPSGPAPTDGASGPRSAPRGPDDDPEFLRRLDERLRRRDDRDG, encoded by the coding sequence ATGTGGTTCGGCCTCGTCACCCTGGCGCTGTTCGCGTTCACGTTCTACTGCCTGCTCGACGTCGTCCTGACCGACGAGCGGGAGATCCGCAATCTGCCGAAGGTCGTGTGGGCGCTCCTGGTGGCGCTGGTCATCGGTCTCGGCGGGCTGCTGTGGCTGTACGCCGGCCGTCCGTCGCGCTCCGGCGCGTCGCCCGGCGGCGGGCCGGCCGCCTCACCAGGTCGGGATCCCGGGCCGGGCCGGGGACCCCGTGGGCCGCGGCCGTCCGGCCCCGCTCCGACTGACGGCGCCTCGGGGCCCCGGTCGGCGCCGCGGGGTCCCGACGACGACCCGGAGTTCCTGCGCCGGCTCGACGAGCGTCTCCGGCGGCGCGACGACCGCGACGGCTGA
- a CDS encoding O-methyltransferase, with the protein MNRRASLPGVDALFGTSDPGLKPPAAANAETAPEPPSRPLLTTDLPESDGVRGARERLAGQVEAPDAAVAALLRWAAVTCGARTAVEVGAAGGISGLTLLEALPERGVLTSIEPDGHAHGLAMAAYRDVGAGSRVRSINGEPATVLPRLTDGGYDLLLWQVPVDDPHAVLGHARRLLRPGGILLARGLVADEVGPAPAQRFLADLVDDIRFRATVLPVDGGVALATRQA; encoded by the coding sequence ATGAACCGTCGAGCGAGTCTGCCGGGTGTCGATGCCCTGTTCGGCACCTCGGACCCCGGCCTGAAACCACCGGCGGCCGCCAATGCGGAAACCGCGCCGGAACCCCCGTCACGGCCGCTCCTGACGACCGATCTGCCGGAATCCGACGGCGTCCGAGGGGCGCGCGAACGCCTCGCCGGCCAGGTCGAGGCCCCGGATGCCGCGGTCGCCGCGCTGCTGCGGTGGGCCGCTGTCACCTGCGGTGCACGCACCGCCGTCGAAGTCGGCGCGGCGGGCGGCATCTCCGGTCTGACGCTGCTCGAGGCCCTGCCCGAGCGCGGGGTGCTCACCTCGATCGAGCCCGACGGCCACGCCCACGGCCTGGCGATGGCCGCCTACCGCGACGTCGGGGCGGGCTCGCGGGTGCGCTCGATCAACGGTGAGCCGGCCACGGTGCTGCCACGCCTCACCGACGGCGGCTACGACCTGCTGCTCTGGCAGGTGCCCGTGGACGACCCGCACGCCGTGCTGGGCCACGCACGGCGGCTGCTGCGGCCGGGTGGGATCCTGCTCGCCCGTGGGCTCGTCGCCGACGAGGTGGGGCCGGCGCCCGCCCAGCGGTTCCTGGCGGACCTGGTGGACGACATCCGATTCCGGGCGACGGTGCTCCCGGTGGACGGCGGCGTCGCGCTGGCGACACGCCAGGCCTGA
- the surE gene encoding 5'/3'-nucleotidase SurE: protein MSDEPTSRHHREGSIEVDATVVERRAGRILVTNDDGIDSPGLRLLAVALAERFGDVLVAAPSSDLSGTGTGIGRYDPDVGVGLRRRDVDGVEAYALDGPPGLAVMAASLGAFGPAPELVVSGVNAGMNTGHSVVHSGTVGGALTAATFGGSGLAVSLDVDRVDEWPWATAVEVAVQATAWLLTAPAPSVLNVNVPGLPHDRLRGARWARLDRFGYFNLASADVQGEALTMEVTDRSSGLDPDCDTALCLDGWVTLTALTSVEHGPAPDVDAAEVVKLSAG, encoded by the coding sequence ATGAGCGACGAACCGACCTCGCGCCACCACCGCGAGGGCAGCATCGAGGTGGACGCGACCGTCGTCGAGCGGCGTGCGGGCCGCATCCTGGTCACCAACGACGACGGGATCGACTCGCCCGGTCTGCGGCTGCTCGCCGTCGCACTGGCCGAGCGCTTCGGTGACGTGCTGGTTGCCGCGCCGTCCAGCGACCTCAGCGGGACCGGCACCGGCATCGGCCGCTACGACCCGGACGTCGGGGTCGGGCTGCGACGACGGGACGTCGACGGGGTGGAGGCCTACGCCCTCGACGGACCGCCCGGGCTGGCCGTGATGGCGGCGTCGCTGGGCGCGTTCGGGCCGGCCCCCGAACTCGTGGTCTCCGGCGTCAACGCGGGCATGAACACCGGCCACTCCGTGGTCCATTCCGGCACGGTCGGCGGCGCCCTGACCGCCGCCACGTTCGGGGGCAGCGGCCTGGCCGTCAGCCTCGACGTCGACCGCGTCGACGAGTGGCCGTGGGCGACGGCCGTCGAGGTCGCCGTGCAGGCCACCGCGTGGCTGCTGACGGCCCCGGCCCCCTCGGTGCTGAACGTCAACGTGCCGGGTCTTCCCCACGACCGGCTGCGCGGCGCGCGCTGGGCTCGCCTGGACCGGTTCGGCTACTTCAACCTCGCCTCCGCCGACGTGCAGGGCGAAGCGTTGACCATGGAGGTGACCGACCGCAGCTCCGGCCTGGACCCGGACTGCGACACCGCCCTGTGCCTCGACGGGTGGGTGACGCTGACCGCCCTGACGTCGGTCGAGCACGGGCCCGCACCCGACGTCGACGCAGCCGAGGTCGTCAAACTGTCGGCCGGCTGA
- a CDS encoding NADPH-dependent FMN reductase: protein MPSSVDRSTAPTLVDAREAPLDLAVVLASTPRGRTGPRIADWFLGQLGAWDGFAAELMDLADIGADPDRFRKLVDGADAVVLVVPEYNHSFPGPLKTAIDALRREWFAKPVGVVSYGGVSGGLRATEQLRLVLAELHAVVVRETVSFHGADAFDAQGRPREPGVAPAADRFLTVLAWWARNLRQVRRHDPYPPLGWI from the coding sequence ATGCCGTCTTCCGTCGACCGGTCGACCGCCCCCACCCTCGTCGACGCACGCGAGGCACCGCTCGACCTCGCCGTCGTGCTCGCCAGCACGCCCCGGGGCCGCACCGGGCCACGCATCGCCGACTGGTTCCTGGGGCAGCTCGGCGCGTGGGACGGGTTCGCCGCGGAGCTGATGGACCTGGCCGACATCGGGGCCGATCCCGACCGTTTCCGCAAACTCGTCGACGGCGCCGATGCCGTCGTGCTGGTGGTGCCCGAGTACAACCACAGCTTCCCCGGGCCGCTGAAGACGGCGATCGACGCGCTGCGCCGGGAGTGGTTCGCCAAGCCGGTCGGCGTGGTCAGCTACGGCGGCGTGTCCGGCGGCCTGCGGGCGACCGAGCAGCTGCGGTTGGTGCTCGCGGAGTTGCATGCCGTCGTCGTGCGGGAGACCGTCAGTTTCCATGGCGCCGACGCGTTCGACGCCCAGGGGCGCCCTCGGGAACCCGGCGTCGCCCCCGCGGCGGACCGATTCCTGACCGTGCTGGCCTGGTGGGCCCGGAATCTGCGTCAGGTGCGCCGCCACGACCCCTACCCGCCATTGGGATGGATCTGA
- a CDS encoding ABC transporter permease codes for MRSPVRVGAFARGETVSTLRQPRLLLLLILGPFLVLFLFGIGYSDDLPPLSTLVVGAEDELTAQVDEFIRTEQPASIDYQGTSDDPEQGLAALRDGEVDLVIVLPENAMAALEASERAVIEIHHRSLDPVTYEQIAVASDIAVSQINDQVLEEVLVVAQQRTADVDEEIAFARDQLAQLRANVDDQDLQAAQATAARLAPQMEQMADLLETDGALLGVVTVLGGPQDLPAQLRTAADQLEKLAQIDGVGQLDQAGATLDEIDQVVAQVQGIDAEVAVRPFAMQIEAQTPVAIALDTYFAPGVLALMLQHLGVTFAALALVRERRAGTLEVLHVSPATMGERLAGKTLAFLLLGAIAATGLTALIVTVFGVPLPVHWLTFIGLLAMTLVASIGIGFLVAAVSRTDSQAVQFSMLLLLATIFFCGMFMPLDRIMFPMRWLSYALPATHGFLGLQDLMLLLQPTHPSLFVALAIITVVTFVAARLLLPRRTEAL; via the coding sequence ATGCGTAGTCCGGTCCGCGTCGGCGCGTTCGCGCGTGGAGAGACGGTCTCCACGCTGCGCCAGCCGCGCCTGCTGCTGCTGCTGATCCTCGGGCCGTTCCTGGTCCTGTTCCTGTTCGGCATCGGTTACAGCGACGACCTGCCGCCGCTGAGCACCCTGGTGGTCGGAGCGGAGGACGAACTGACCGCCCAGGTCGACGAGTTCATTCGCACCGAGCAGCCGGCCAGCATCGACTACCAGGGCACCAGCGACGATCCCGAACAGGGACTCGCGGCGCTGCGCGACGGCGAGGTGGACCTCGTCATCGTGCTGCCGGAGAACGCCATGGCGGCGCTGGAGGCCAGCGAGCGGGCCGTCATCGAGATCCACCACCGCAGCCTCGACCCGGTCACCTACGAGCAGATCGCCGTCGCGTCCGACATCGCGGTGTCGCAGATCAACGACCAGGTCCTCGAGGAGGTGCTGGTCGTGGCGCAGCAGCGCACCGCGGACGTGGACGAGGAGATCGCGTTCGCCCGTGACCAGCTCGCCCAACTGCGCGCCAACGTCGACGACCAGGACCTGCAGGCGGCGCAGGCGACCGCTGCCCGGCTCGCCCCGCAGATGGAGCAGATGGCCGACCTGCTGGAGACGGATGGCGCACTGCTCGGGGTCGTGACCGTGCTCGGCGGCCCGCAGGACCTGCCGGCCCAGCTGCGCACCGCCGCGGACCAACTCGAAAAGCTCGCGCAGATCGACGGGGTCGGCCAGCTCGACCAGGCCGGTGCCACGCTGGACGAGATCGACCAGGTCGTCGCGCAGGTGCAGGGCATCGACGCCGAGGTGGCCGTCCGCCCGTTCGCGATGCAGATCGAGGCGCAGACACCCGTCGCGATTGCGCTGGACACCTACTTCGCGCCGGGGGTGCTGGCGCTGATGCTGCAGCACCTCGGCGTCACGTTCGCGGCCCTGGCCCTCGTGCGCGAGCGGCGGGCCGGGACGCTGGAGGTGCTGCACGTCTCGCCCGCCACCATGGGCGAGCGGCTGGCCGGCAAGACGCTGGCGTTCCTGCTGCTGGGCGCAATCGCGGCCACCGGGCTGACGGCGTTGATCGTCACCGTCTTCGGGGTGCCGCTGCCCGTGCACTGGCTGACGTTCATCGGGTTGCTGGCGATGACCCTGGTGGCGTCGATCGGCATCGGGTTCCTCGTCGCGGCGGTGTCACGGACCGACTCGCAGGCCGTGCAGTTCTCCATGCTGCTGCTGCTCGCGACGATCTTCTTCTGCGGCATGTTCATGCCGCTGGATCGCATCATGTTCCCGATGCGCTGGCTCAGCTACGCGCTCCCGGCCACGCACGGGTTCCTCGGCCTGCAGGACCTGATGCTGCTGCTGCAGCCGACCCACCCGTCGCTGTTCGTGGCCCTGGCCATCATCACCGTGGTGACCTTCGTCGCGGCGCGCCTGCTCCTGCCACGCCGGACCGAGGCGTTGTGA
- a CDS encoding ATP-dependent DNA helicase RecQ: MPAPSADPTRTGVIRLAAKDLLEHDRLRPGQKEAVQAVVGGRDTLVVLPTGSGKSAIYQLAGELIDGPTVVVSPLIALQADQVQSIAEHDRLGEAVALNSTLRAGERQEVFDRLAAGEVEFVFLAPEQLANADTVDRLRDTGVRLFVVDEAHCVSEWGHDFRPDYLRLGSAIAELGHPTVLALTATAAPPVREEIVERLGLRDPELVVRGFDRPNIHLEVRRVHDEDVQRRAVVAEVVASEAPGILYVATRREAERYAEDLRVAGLRAHHYHGAMRRDERDASHRAFLDDELDVVVATPAFGMGIDKPNVRYVHHAQVPESLDSYYQEVGRAGRDGEPARAVLFFREADLGLRRFFAAGGGIDGERLEDLAVGVAAAEGYVDSVDLEERLQLSRTELTVGLTRLEEAGFLHLHHDGRVEQLDDAPSPRAAVDAALERDQAQQRYEESRLEMMRAYVETDGCRGRFLLNYYGEHLDDLCGHCDRCSAGVRDPHPRDVPFPLESRVRHPKWGSGTVTRYEDDKVVVLFDAGGYRTLSVTHVLEHELLVTE; this comes from the coding sequence GTGCCCGCACCGTCGGCGGACCCCACCCGCACCGGCGTGATTCGCCTCGCCGCCAAGGACCTGCTCGAGCACGACCGCCTTCGCCCGGGTCAGAAGGAGGCGGTGCAGGCCGTCGTGGGCGGCCGGGACACGCTCGTCGTGCTACCGACCGGTTCGGGCAAGTCGGCCATCTACCAGCTCGCTGGTGAGCTGATCGACGGGCCCACCGTGGTCGTCTCGCCGCTGATCGCCCTGCAGGCCGACCAGGTCCAGTCCATCGCGGAGCACGACCGGCTGGGGGAGGCGGTGGCGCTCAACTCGACGCTGCGGGCGGGGGAGCGGCAGGAGGTCTTCGACCGGCTGGCCGCCGGCGAGGTCGAGTTCGTCTTCCTCGCGCCCGAGCAGCTGGCCAACGCGGACACGGTCGACCGGCTGCGCGACACCGGGGTGCGGCTCTTCGTCGTCGACGAGGCGCACTGCGTCAGCGAATGGGGGCACGACTTCCGCCCCGACTACCTGCGGCTGGGCAGCGCCATCGCGGAGCTCGGGCACCCCACGGTGCTGGCGCTCACGGCGACGGCCGCACCGCCGGTCCGCGAGGAGATCGTCGAGCGGCTCGGGCTACGTGATCCCGAGCTGGTCGTACGCGGCTTCGACCGCCCGAACATCCACCTCGAGGTCCGGCGCGTCCACGACGAGGACGTCCAGCGCCGGGCCGTCGTCGCCGAGGTGGTGGCCTCCGAGGCGCCCGGCATCCTGTACGTCGCGACCCGGCGGGAGGCGGAGCGCTACGCCGAGGACCTGCGCGTCGCCGGCCTGCGCGCCCACCACTACCACGGCGCCATGCGGCGCGACGAGCGCGACGCGAGCCATCGCGCCTTCCTCGACGACGAGCTGGACGTCGTCGTGGCGACCCCGGCGTTCGGGATGGGCATCGACAAGCCCAACGTCCGGTACGTCCACCACGCGCAGGTCCCGGAGTCGCTGGACAGCTACTACCAGGAGGTGGGGCGGGCCGGACGCGACGGCGAGCCGGCCCGGGCGGTGCTGTTCTTCCGCGAGGCAGACCTGGGGCTGCGCCGGTTCTTCGCCGCCGGCGGCGGGATCGACGGCGAGCGGCTGGAGGACCTGGCCGTCGGTGTCGCCGCCGCCGAGGGCTACGTGGACTCGGTCGACCTGGAGGAACGGCTGCAGCTGTCGCGCACGGAGCTGACCGTCGGCCTGACGCGGCTGGAAGAGGCCGGCTTCCTCCACCTGCACCACGACGGTCGCGTGGAACAGCTCGACGACGCCCCGAGTCCCCGCGCGGCGGTCGACGCCGCCCTCGAGCGGGACCAGGCCCAGCAGCGCTACGAGGAGTCGCGGCTGGAGATGATGCGCGCGTACGTGGAGACCGACGGTTGCCGCGGGCGGTTCCTCCTCAACTACTACGGCGAGCACCTCGACGACCTGTGCGGGCACTGCGACCGCTGCAGCGCCGGTGTCCGCGACCCGCACCCGCGGGACGTGCCGTTCCCGCTCGAGTCACGTGTGCGCCACCCGAAGTGGGGGTCGGGCACGGTGACGCGCTACGAGGACGACAAGGTCGTCGTGCTGTTCGACGCCGGTGGCTACCGGACGCTCAGCGTCACCCACGTGCTCGAGCACGAGTTGCTGGTCACGGAGTGA
- a CDS encoding ABC transporter ATP-binding protein: MSTDALSQTRGLAAERSAVVQAEDVWRTFTGDVGVQGLSMIVPEGTIFGLIGPSGSGKSTTVKLMLGMDTPDRGEIRVLGADPSGFDSDMRRKVGYLPQSAAFYPELSMRHNLHLMASLYGLPPRSRFLPGKQAREARRRIGETLDFLDLGDRQKVRLSKASGGEQRRLGLAAALVHRPQLLILDEPTAGVDPLLRRRIWDRLQTLRDGGTTIFVTTQYVEEAADCDLVAFLVDGRVVIVNTPEGLRTAAYGDRVPDEATFDDVFVTILERYRAGTEGNDDA; this comes from the coding sequence ATGAGCACCGACGCCCTGTCACAGACCCGCGGGCTGGCTGCCGAGCGCTCGGCGGTCGTCCAGGCCGAGGACGTGTGGCGGACGTTCACGGGTGACGTGGGCGTCCAGGGGTTGTCCATGATCGTCCCCGAGGGGACCATCTTCGGGCTGATCGGGCCCAGCGGGTCGGGCAAGTCGACGACCGTGAAGCTGATGCTGGGGATGGACACCCCCGACCGCGGGGAGATCCGGGTCCTCGGCGCCGACCCGAGCGGCTTCGACTCGGACATGCGCCGCAAGGTCGGCTACCTGCCGCAGTCGGCCGCCTTCTACCCCGAGCTCTCGATGCGGCACAACCTGCACCTCATGGCCTCGCTGTACGGGCTGCCGCCGCGGTCACGGTTCCTGCCCGGCAAGCAGGCCCGCGAGGCCCGTCGCCGTATCGGCGAGACGCTGGACTTCCTCGACCTGGGGGACCGGCAGAAGGTGCGGCTGTCGAAGGCGTCCGGCGGTGAACAGCGCCGCCTGGGGCTGGCGGCCGCGCTCGTCCACCGCCCGCAACTGCTCATCCTCGACGAGCCGACCGCCGGGGTCGACCCGCTGCTGCGGCGCCGGATCTGGGACCGCCTGCAGACGCTGCGCGACGGCGGCACGACCATCTTCGTGACGACCCAGTACGTGGAGGAGGCGGCCGACTGTGACCTCGTGGCCTTCCTCGTCGACGGCCGCGTCGTGATCGTGAACACCCCGGAGGGCTTGCGGACGGCCGCCTACGGCGACCGGGTGCCCGACGAGGCGACCTTCGACGACGTGTTCGTCACGATCCTGGAGCGTTACCGCGCCGGCACGGAGGGCAACGACGATGCGTAG